The following are encoded in a window of Narcine bancroftii isolate sNarBan1 chromosome 2, sNarBan1.hap1, whole genome shotgun sequence genomic DNA:
- the pbdc1 gene encoding protein PBDC1 isoform X5: MMVDEGDAEKCETNVEMMWAIKAYQHAEIYFNLISSVDPRYLRLTKEDDMIYREFRTHFGSMKVDVLDPDQLKSETAKLAWRPFCLQFETLVEDFNYGTLLRLDCTKDYTEENTIFATRIQFLAIEVTRNREGFNSPLFLHSVHSAHANHKGCMADVAT, from the exons ATGATGGTTGATGAAGgagatgctgagaagtgtgag ACAAACGTTGAAATGATGTGGGCTATTAAAGCCTATCAACATGCtgaaatttatttcaat CTCATTTCGTCAGTTGACCCAAGGTACCTTAGACTGACAAAAGAAGATGATATGATCTACAGGGAATTCAGAACGCACTTCGGTAGTATGAAAGTTGACGTTCTGGATCCAGACCAGCTGAAGTCGGAGACTGCAAAACTT GCCTGGCGTCCATTCTGCCTGCAGTTTGAAACTCTGGTGGAAGATTTCAACTATGGAACACTTCTCCGCTTGGATTGTACAAAGGATTATACAGAGGAAAACACCATATTTG CCACCAGAATCCAGTTCCTTGCCATTGAAGTCACACGCAACCGTGAAGGTttcaattctccacttttccttCATTCAGTTCATTCTGCTCACGCCAACCACAAAGGATGCATGGCTGATGTGGCCACGTAG
- the pbdc1 gene encoding protein PBDC1 isoform X2 produces the protein MAGSGLGALGSAELMSAAQALSLPADAYGNDTNVEMMWAIKAYQHAEIYFNLISSVDPRYLRLTKEDDMIYREFRTHFGSMKVDVLDPDQLKSETAKLAWRPFCLQFETLVEDFNYGTLLRLDCTKDYTEENTIFATRIQFLAIEVTRNREGFNSPLFLHSVHSAHANHKGCMADVAT, from the exons GGCAGTGCTGAATTGATGTCAGCAGCACAGGCACTTTCTCTGCCAGCGGATGCTTATGGGAATGAT ACAAACGTTGAAATGATGTGGGCTATTAAAGCCTATCAACATGCtgaaatttatttcaat CTCATTTCGTCAGTTGACCCAAGGTACCTTAGACTGACAAAAGAAGATGATATGATCTACAGGGAATTCAGAACGCACTTCGGTAGTATGAAAGTTGACGTTCTGGATCCAGACCAGCTGAAGTCGGAGACTGCAAAACTT GCCTGGCGTCCATTCTGCCTGCAGTTTGAAACTCTGGTGGAAGATTTCAACTATGGAACACTTCTCCGCTTGGATTGTACAAAGGATTATACAGAGGAAAACACCATATTTG CCACCAGAATCCAGTTCCTTGCCATTGAAGTCACACGCAACCGTGAAGGTttcaattctccacttttccttCATTCAGTTCATTCTGCTCACGCCAACCACAAAGGATGCATGGCTGATGTGGCCACGTAG
- the pbdc1 gene encoding protein PBDC1 isoform X4, which produces MSAAQALSLPADAYGNDTNVEMMWAIKAYQHAEIYFNLISSVDPRYLRLTKEDDMIYREFRTHFGSMKVDVLDPDQLKSETAKLAWRPFCLQFETLVEDFNYGTLLRLDCTKDYTEENTIFATRIQFLAIEVTRNREGFNSPLFLHSVHSAHANHKGCMADVAT; this is translated from the exons ATGTCAGCAGCACAGGCACTTTCTCTGCCAGCGGATGCTTATGGGAATGAT ACAAACGTTGAAATGATGTGGGCTATTAAAGCCTATCAACATGCtgaaatttatttcaat CTCATTTCGTCAGTTGACCCAAGGTACCTTAGACTGACAAAAGAAGATGATATGATCTACAGGGAATTCAGAACGCACTTCGGTAGTATGAAAGTTGACGTTCTGGATCCAGACCAGCTGAAGTCGGAGACTGCAAAACTT GCCTGGCGTCCATTCTGCCTGCAGTTTGAAACTCTGGTGGAAGATTTCAACTATGGAACACTTCTCCGCTTGGATTGTACAAAGGATTATACAGAGGAAAACACCATATTTG CCACCAGAATCCAGTTCCTTGCCATTGAAGTCACACGCAACCGTGAAGGTttcaattctccacttttccttCATTCAGTTCATTCTGCTCACGCCAACCACAAAGGATGCATGGCTGATGTGGCCACGTAG
- the pbdc1 gene encoding protein PBDC1 isoform X3, whose product MNEGSAELMSAAQALSLPADAYGNDTNVEMMWAIKAYQHAEIYFNLISSVDPRYLRLTKEDDMIYREFRTHFGSMKVDVLDPDQLKSETAKLAWRPFCLQFETLVEDFNYGTLLRLDCTKDYTEENTIFATRIQFLAIEVTRNREGFNSPLFLHSVHSAHANHKGCMADVAT is encoded by the exons GGCAGTGCTGAATTGATGTCAGCAGCACAGGCACTTTCTCTGCCAGCGGATGCTTATGGGAATGAT ACAAACGTTGAAATGATGTGGGCTATTAAAGCCTATCAACATGCtgaaatttatttcaat CTCATTTCGTCAGTTGACCCAAGGTACCTTAGACTGACAAAAGAAGATGATATGATCTACAGGGAATTCAGAACGCACTTCGGTAGTATGAAAGTTGACGTTCTGGATCCAGACCAGCTGAAGTCGGAGACTGCAAAACTT GCCTGGCGTCCATTCTGCCTGCAGTTTGAAACTCTGGTGGAAGATTTCAACTATGGAACACTTCTCCGCTTGGATTGTACAAAGGATTATACAGAGGAAAACACCATATTTG CCACCAGAATCCAGTTCCTTGCCATTGAAGTCACACGCAACCGTGAAGGTttcaattctccacttttccttCATTCAGTTCATTCTGCTCACGCCAACCACAAAGGATGCATGGCTGATGTGGCCACGTAG